One window of the Lytechinus pictus isolate F3 Inbred chromosome 5, Lp3.0, whole genome shotgun sequence genome contains the following:
- the LOC135154172 gene encoding uncharacterized protein LOC135154172 codes for MAEITRVHGKPCRHSTGLSPAYETLSKIPPVLLQTERRLSASPDPFITGDPSQPGRLDAYVLCSEGQTLSHFPPISRSDHRCVAYGMGRPLCGGDGLAGLVTSTHLTSYQCVGDEGCHQLPSAFPTQVSRSNGLDSHRQQVSCSVHQSPRRHPIKLSQRPSCGALGVVPPCEDRSSCLVYTRQRQPDSRFSVPGSVPTIRMVAPPGDIPVYPSPLGTPGNRLVCHGSQPEVADVLLSCQRNRSNFPGCILHSLGGSKVLCVSSVPPNTAGIEESEGRSSLASSSGPQLAKEVLVPTTPRTVGGGPAHTSSEIRHSISTSVGDHASSASGPPLNRMAVIGQDAKALGLSDRASQLVIQSHRNSTLDLYNSRLGRFSDWCTARSVDPRNASLAAIADFFVHLFDIGRSLSTIRGFRSAIAAFHSGFPDGSNVSNSSLLSRLMRAFFLKRPPKKRLTPSWSLPAVLNTLAKPPFEPLAKSSLHDLSIKTAFLIAVASGQRRSSIHALTISPGHIRWEWRGVRLIPTPSFIAKNQTATSGSIEFFLAPLSDLSSVTEDKVWCPVRALKWYLDRTKTLRNSDQLFVTSCEPFAAASRDTISRWIVEAIKSAGDDALLSDTRPRAHDTRSIATSWALFNGVALDDILRAAFWRSSNSFTSFYLKDIPSGEALYASSALRAAAPVS; via the coding sequence ATGGCTGAGATTACTCGGGTTCATGGCAAGCCTTGTCGACATTCTACAGGATTGTCACCTGCTTATGAGACCCTTTCAAAGATACCTCCTGTGCTATTACAGACCGAGCGCAGACTCTCTGCTTCTCCGGATCCTTTTATCACGGGAGATCCATCTCAGCCTGGCCGCTTGGACGCATACGTCCTTTGTAGCGAGGGGCAAACCCTTTCGCACTTCCCTCCCATCAGCCGCTCTGACCACAGATGCGTCGCTTACGGGATGGGGCGGCCATTGTGCGGGGGTGATGGTCTCGCGGGTCTGGTTACCTCAACGCACCTAACCTCATATCAATGTGTTGGAGATGAGGGCTGTCATCAACTCCCTTCAGCATTTCCGACACAGGTTAGTCGATCGAACGGTCTTGATTCGCACAGACAACAAGTCAGTTGCAGCGTACATCAATCGCCAAGGCGGCACCCGATCAAGCTCTCTCAACGCCCTAGCTGTGGAGCTCTGGGAGTGGTGCCACCGTGCGAAGATCGTTCCAGTTGCCTCGTATATACCAGGCAGCGACAACCTGATAGCCGATTTTCTGTCCCGGGGTCGGTGCCTACCATCCGAATGGTCGCTCCACCCGGAGATATTCCAGTCTATCCAAGCCCACTGGGGACCCCTGGAAATAGACTTGTTTGCCACGGCTCTCAACCGGAAGTTGCCGACGTTCTGCTCTCGTGTCAACGAAACAGAAGCAACTTCCCTGGATGCATTCTCCATTCATTGGGGGGATCGAAGGTGTTATGCGTTTCCTCCGTTCCGCCTAATACCGCAGGTATTGAGGAAAGTGAAGGAAGATCAAGCTTGGCTTCTTCTAGTGGCCCCCAATTGGCCAAGGAGGTACTGGTTCCCACAACTCCTCGAACTGTTGGAGGGGGACCCGCTCACACTTCCTCTGAGATCAGACATAGTATCTCAACCTCTGTCGGGGATCACGCATCCTCGGCCAGCGGTCCTCCACTTAACCGCATGGCCGTTATCGGGCAAGACGCGAAAGCTCTAGGCCTTTCTGATCGTGCCTCTCAATTGGTAATTCAGAGTCACAGAAACTCGACTCTTGACCTTTACAATTCTCGGCTGGGCCGATTTTCAGATTGGTGCACTGCGCGGTCTGTTGACCCTCGCAACGCCTCTCTTGCCGCGATCGCGGATTTCTTTGTTCACCTTTTCGACATCGGTCGTTCGCTTTCCACCATCAGGGGTTTCCGGTCGGCTATTGCTGCGTTTCATTCCGGATTCCCAGATGGCTCCAACGTCTCAAATTCCAGTCTACTCTCTAGACTGATGAGAGCGTTTTTCCTAAAGCGACCGCCGAAGAAAAGGCTGACTCCTTCCTGGAGTCTTCCGGCTGTGCTTAACACTCTGGCTAAGCCTCCGTTTGAGCCACTAGCAAAGAGCTCCTTgcatgatttgtctatcaagaCTGCCTTCTTAATCGCTGTAGCATCTGGTCAAAGACGCAGCTCTATTCACGCTTTGACTATTTCCCCCGGTCACATCAGGTGGGAATGGCGTGGAGTCCGCTTGATTCCCACACCGTCCTTTATTGCCAAGAACCAGACTGCCACCTCTGGTTCGATCGAGTTTTTTCTAGCTCCTCTATCAGATCTTTCCTCGGTTACCGAGGACAAAGTCTGGTGCCCGGTCAGGGCCTTGAAATGGTACCTGGATAGAACTAAGACGCTTCGCAACTCTGACCAGTTGTTTGTCACGTCGTGTGAGCCGTTTGCGGCAGCGTCACGAGACACCATCTCCCGCTGGATCGTTGAAGCGATCAAATCGGCTGGTGATGATGCTCTCCTTTCAGACACTAGGCCGAGAGCCCATGACACTCGTAGTATCGCTACTTCTTGGGCTCTCTTCAATGGCGTCGCCTTGGACGACATTCTAAGAGCCGCCTTTTGGCGCTCTTCCAATTCTTTTACATCCTTTTATCTAAAGGACATTCCTTCGGGAGAGGCCTTATATGCCTCCTCTGCTCTTAGGGCAGCGGCCCCTGTGTCTTAA